From Sparus aurata chromosome 9, fSpaAur1.1, whole genome shotgun sequence, a single genomic window includes:
- the ing1 gene encoding inhibitor of growth protein 1: MLNPANGDPSHVVVNYVEEYLDLVESLPFDLQRSVSLMKEIDAKYQDVLKELDDAYERYRRESDSVQRRKLQLSIQRALIRSQELGDEKIQIAGQMVELVENRTRQIDWHSELLLSSQEVPESHIPTTTSMTTTAASTMSSSSSATITPGKTSHHDKKRDEVTPGSGGGDKSGGKRSRRQKNGENRESYGGLDHAEEVGVGASREKRAKTSSKKKKRSKGKSDREVSPPDLPIDPDEPTYCLCEQVSYGEMIGCDNDECPIEWFHFSCVGLHHKPKGKWYCPKCRGENEKTMDKALERAKKERAYNR, from the exons ATGTTGAACCCGGCCAATGGAGACCCAAGTCATGTTGTTGTGAATTATGTGGAGGAGTATTTGGACTTGGTGGAGTCACTGCCTTTTGATTTGCAGAGGAGTGTGTCCCTAATGAAGGAAATTGATGCAAAGTATCaag ATGTTCTGAAGGAGCTTGATGATGCCTACGAGCGGTATCGCCGGGAATCTGACTCCGTTCAGAGGAGAAAGCTTCAGTTATCCATTCAGAGGGCGCTGATTCGAAGTCAAGAGCTCGGAGATGAGAAGATCCAGATTGCCGGTCAAATG GTGGAGTTGGTTGAGAATCGAACGCGACAAATAGATTGGCATTCtgaactcctcctctcctcgcaAGAAGTTCCAGAGAGCCACATCCCCACAACAACATCCATGACAACCACTGCAGCATCCACGATGTCATCGTCCTCATCAGCCACCATCACCCCAGGCAAAACCAGCCACCATGACAAGAAGCGCGACGAGGTCACCCCAGGATCAGGTGGTGGAGACAAGTCTGGAGGGAAACGCTCAAGACGCCAGAAAAATGGAGAGAATCGGGAAAGTTACGGGGGTCTGGACCACGCTGAGGAAGTGGGTGTGGGGGCTTCACGGGAAAAGAGAGCCAAAACATcttcaaagaagaagaaaaggtcAAAGGGGAAATCTGACAGAGAAGTGTCACCTCCTGACCTGCCCATTGATCCAGATGAGCCAACATACTGCCTGTGTGAGCAGGTGTCCTACGGCGAGATGATTGGCTGCGATAACGATGAATGCCCCATCGAATGGTTTCATTTCTCCTGTGTCGGGCTCCATCATAAGCCCAAAGGCAAGTGGTACTGCCCCAAGTGTCGGGGTGAAAATGAGAAGACCATGGACAAGGCCTTAGAGAGGGCCAAGAAGGAGAGGGCATACAACAGGTAG
- the naxd gene encoding ATP-dependent (S)-NAD(P)H-hydrate dehydratase isoform X3: MTRVVCTQLSALRRSSSVVFERYYSLGSTSHRGMDDDTLSLVKNIVPPLTSKKHKGQDGRIGIIGGCQDYTGAPYFAAISALKVGADLSHVFCTKDAATVIKSYSPELIVHPVLDSPNAVEEIEKWLPRLHGLVVGPGLGREDLLLKTAKEVIEKSKARDIPIVIDADGLWLVTQQPAVIQGYQKGILTPNFMEFTRLYESLHHEPMDSSDHQRNVMQLSVAMGNLTLVLKGEQDLITDGSKVISCSVEGSGRRCGGQGDLLSGSLGVLAHWAHAASAAGTLRSVNPSMVAAFGACSLTRQCNSQAFQRHGRSTTTTDMIQEIGTAFKKLFES, from the exons ATGACCAGGGTCGTTTGTACACAGTTGTCAGCGCTGAGACGCAGTTCCAGTGTAG TATTTGAACGCTACTACAGTTTGGGCTCTACGTCACACAGAGGCATGGATGATGACACCCTCTCGCTGGTTAAGAACATCGTCCCTCCACTGACGTCCAAAAAGCACAAGGGACAAGACGGACGCATCGGGATCATCGGAGGATGCCAAGA CTACACTGGAGCTCCATACTTTGCAGCAATCTCAGCACTAAAAGTG GGGGCCGACCTGTCTCATGTGTTCTGCACCAAAGATGCTGCAACTGTAATCAAATCATACAGCCCCGAGCTCATAGTTCATCCAGTTCT GGACAGTCCTAATGCAGTGGAAGAGATAGAAAAATGGCTCCCAAGACTACACGGCCTCGTGGTTGGACCAGGTCTCGGGAGAGAAGATTTGTTACTGAAAACAGCGAAG gaGGTGATAGAGAAGTCCAAAGCAAGAGATATCCCCATAGTTATTGATGCA gaTGGATTATGGCTAGTTACTCAGCAGCCTGCTGTCATTCAAGGGTACCAGAAGGGCATCCTCACACCCAACTTCATGGAGTTTACCCGGCTGTATGAGTCACTG CACCATGAGCCCATGGACAGCAGCGATCACCAACGCAACGTCATGCAGCTCAGTGTAGCCATGGGCAACCTCACTCTGGTGCTAAAAGGAGAACAGGATCTCATTACAGATGGCAGTAAGG tgatCTCATGCAGTGTTGAGGGCAGCGGGAGAAGATGTGGTGGACAGGGTGATCTTCTGTCTGGATCTTTGGGAGTTCTGGCACACTGGGCCCATGCTGCCTCTGCAGCTGGAACGTTAAGAAG TGTGAATCCCTCAATGGTTGCTGCGTTCGGGGCATGCTCTCTTACAAGACAGTGCAACAGTCAAGCGTTCCAGCGACATGGCCGGTCCACCACCACAACGGACATGATCCAGgagattgggacagccttcaagAAGCTTTTTGAAAGCTGA
- the naxd gene encoding ATP-dependent (S)-NAD(P)H-hydrate dehydratase isoform X4 produces the protein MDDDTLSLVKNIVPPLTSKKHKGQDGRIGIIGGCQDYTGAPYFAAISALKVGADLSHVFCTKDAATVIKSYSPELIVHPVLDSPNAVEEIEKWLPRLHGLVVGPGLGREDLLLKTAKEVIEKSKARDIPIVIDADGLWLVTQQPAVIQGYQKGILTPNFMEFTRLYESLHHEPMDSSDHQRNVMQLSVAMGNLTLVLKGEQDLITDGSKVISCSVEGSGRRCGGQGDLLSGSLGVLAHWAHAASAAGTLRSVNPSMVAAFGACSLTRQCNSQAFQRHGRSTTTTDMIQEIGTAFKKLFES, from the exons ATGGATGATGACACCCTCTCGCTGGTTAAGAACATCGTCCCTCCACTGACGTCCAAAAAGCACAAGGGACAAGACGGACGCATCGGGATCATCGGAGGATGCCAAGA CTACACTGGAGCTCCATACTTTGCAGCAATCTCAGCACTAAAAGTG GGGGCCGACCTGTCTCATGTGTTCTGCACCAAAGATGCTGCAACTGTAATCAAATCATACAGCCCCGAGCTCATAGTTCATCCAGTTCT GGACAGTCCTAATGCAGTGGAAGAGATAGAAAAATGGCTCCCAAGACTACACGGCCTCGTGGTTGGACCAGGTCTCGGGAGAGAAGATTTGTTACTGAAAACAGCGAAG gaGGTGATAGAGAAGTCCAAAGCAAGAGATATCCCCATAGTTATTGATGCA gaTGGATTATGGCTAGTTACTCAGCAGCCTGCTGTCATTCAAGGGTACCAGAAGGGCATCCTCACACCCAACTTCATGGAGTTTACCCGGCTGTATGAGTCACTG CACCATGAGCCCATGGACAGCAGCGATCACCAACGCAACGTCATGCAGCTCAGTGTAGCCATGGGCAACCTCACTCTGGTGCTAAAAGGAGAACAGGATCTCATTACAGATGGCAGTAAGG tgatCTCATGCAGTGTTGAGGGCAGCGGGAGAAGATGTGGTGGACAGGGTGATCTTCTGTCTGGATCTTTGGGAGTTCTGGCACACTGGGCCCATGCTGCCTCTGCAGCTGGAACGTTAAGAAG TGTGAATCCCTCAATGGTTGCTGCGTTCGGGGCATGCTCTCTTACAAGACAGTGCAACAGTCAAGCGTTCCAGCGACATGGCCGGTCCACCACCACAACGGACATGATCCAGgagattgggacagccttcaagAAGCTTTTTGAAAGCTGA
- the naxd gene encoding ATP-dependent (S)-NAD(P)H-hydrate dehydratase isoform X2, which yields MTRVVCTQLSALRRSSSVGKGDCEPHGGLRVRGQLHWRQLEQRKHEKRPQQIQMFAYCLTTVLLTLVVTFFCLNGKVFERYYSLGSTSHRGMDDDTLSLVKNIVPPLTSKKHKGQDGRIGIIGGCQDYTGAPYFAAISALKVGADLSHVFCTKDAATVIKSYSPELIVHPVLDSPNAVEEIEKWLPRLHGLVVGPGLGREDLLLKTAKEVIEKSKARDIPIVIDADGLWLVTQQPAVIQGYQKGILTPNFMEFTRLYESLHHEPMDSSDHQRNVMQLSVAMGNLTLVLKGEQDLITDGSKVISCSVEGSGRRCGGQGDLLSGSLGVLAHWAHAASAAGTLRSVNPSMVAAFGACSLTRQCNSQAFQRHGRSTTTTDMIQEIGTAFKKLFES from the exons ATGACCAGGGTCGTTTGTACACAGTTGTCAGCGCTGAGACGCAGTTCCAGTGTAGGTAAGGGGGACTGTGAACCACACGGGGGGCTTCGAGTGAGGGGACAGCTTCATTGGCGTCAGTTAGagcaaagaaaacatgaaaagaggCCGCAACAGATTCAGATGTTCGCTTATTGCCTCACTACAGTCCTGCTGACGCTTGTCGTCACATTCTTCTGTTTGAATGGGAAAG TATTTGAACGCTACTACAGTTTGGGCTCTACGTCACACAGAGGCATGGATGATGACACCCTCTCGCTGGTTAAGAACATCGTCCCTCCACTGACGTCCAAAAAGCACAAGGGACAAGACGGACGCATCGGGATCATCGGAGGATGCCAAGA CTACACTGGAGCTCCATACTTTGCAGCAATCTCAGCACTAAAAGTG GGGGCCGACCTGTCTCATGTGTTCTGCACCAAAGATGCTGCAACTGTAATCAAATCATACAGCCCCGAGCTCATAGTTCATCCAGTTCT GGACAGTCCTAATGCAGTGGAAGAGATAGAAAAATGGCTCCCAAGACTACACGGCCTCGTGGTTGGACCAGGTCTCGGGAGAGAAGATTTGTTACTGAAAACAGCGAAG gaGGTGATAGAGAAGTCCAAAGCAAGAGATATCCCCATAGTTATTGATGCA gaTGGATTATGGCTAGTTACTCAGCAGCCTGCTGTCATTCAAGGGTACCAGAAGGGCATCCTCACACCCAACTTCATGGAGTTTACCCGGCTGTATGAGTCACTG CACCATGAGCCCATGGACAGCAGCGATCACCAACGCAACGTCATGCAGCTCAGTGTAGCCATGGGCAACCTCACTCTGGTGCTAAAAGGAGAACAGGATCTCATTACAGATGGCAGTAAGG tgatCTCATGCAGTGTTGAGGGCAGCGGGAGAAGATGTGGTGGACAGGGTGATCTTCTGTCTGGATCTTTGGGAGTTCTGGCACACTGGGCCCATGCTGCCTCTGCAGCTGGAACGTTAAGAAG TGTGAATCCCTCAATGGTTGCTGCGTTCGGGGCATGCTCTCTTACAAGACAGTGCAACAGTCAAGCGTTCCAGCGACATGGCCGGTCCACCACCACAACGGACATGATCCAGgagattgggacagccttcaagAAGCTTTTTGAAAGCTGA
- the naxd gene encoding ATP-dependent (S)-NAD(P)H-hydrate dehydratase isoform X1: MQANTTRGFLWSDVETRTLLNIWGEQDIQAALDGNFRNSFVYRDVSRRLGAMGFERTPEQCRVRIKSLKRQYLLAKEGNLRNNGQYHKICKFYDTMERILSNRPALDPQEFIESGAGAEEAVDGLEEDGEDAQDVYSESTGECPYPAETEVKLEYPTIPIPIPVKVTVGNNNSTSTRPQNSCSQSASNLPARTPKRARKRRANFPMEKLMEQFLEQSAQAEDGFYRMEEQRLQAEDRRREAEHARELHMLQMLGQMFSSISSSRPGSAATPSKTAPPARAPVFSSASLSCGRGQSGHLRRPSPQTDCFTQQSQPLNPDPQALVFERYYSLGSTSHRGMDDDTLSLVKNIVPPLTSKKHKGQDGRIGIIGGCQDYTGAPYFAAISALKVGADLSHVFCTKDAATVIKSYSPELIVHPVLDSPNAVEEIEKWLPRLHGLVVGPGLGREDLLLKTAKEVIEKSKARDIPIVIDADGLWLVTQQPAVIQGYQKGILTPNFMEFTRLYESLHHEPMDSSDHQRNVMQLSVAMGNLTLVLKGEQDLITDGSKVISCSVEGSGRRCGGQGDLLSGSLGVLAHWAHAASAAGTLRSVNPSMVAAFGACSLTRQCNSQAFQRHGRSTTTTDMIQEIGTAFKKLFES; the protein is encoded by the exons ATGCAAGCGAACACAACGCGGGGCTTCCTGTGGTCGGACGTGGAGACGCGGACCTTGTTGAACATCTGGGGCGAGCAGGACATCCAGGCGGCGCTGGATGGAAACTTCCGAAACAGCTTCGTGTACCGCGACGTCTCCCGGAGGCTGGGGGCGATGGGGTTTGAAAGGACCCCGGAACAATGCAGGGTGCGGATTAAAAGCCTCAAGAGACAGTACTTGTTGGCAAAGGAGGGCAATCTGCGGAACAACGGGCAGTATCATAAGATCTGTAAGTTCTACGACACCATGGAGAGGATCCTGAGCAACCGGCCCGCTCTTGACCCTCAGGAGTTCATAGAGAGCGGGGCGGGAGCAGAGGAGGCCGTGGATGGcctggaggaggatggagaggatgCCCAGGATGTTTACTCAGAGAGCACAGGGGAGTGTCCGTATCCTGCAGAGACTGAAGTCAAGTTGGAATACCCAACTATTCCCATCCCTATTCCTGTTAAAGTGACAGTgggcaacaacaaca GCACTTCGACAAGGCCGCAAAACAGCTGCAGCCAGTCAGCCAGTAATCTTCCAGCCAGAACACCTAAACGAGCAAGGAAGCGGCGTGCAAACTTCCCCATGGAGAAGCTCATGGAGCAGTTCCTGGAGCAGAGCGCCCAGGCCGAGGATGGTTTCTACCGGATGGAGGAGCAGCGCTTGCAGGCCGAAGACCGCCGCAGAGAGGCCGAACACGCCAGGGAGCTGCACATGCTTCAGATGCTCGGCCAGATGTTCTCCagcatctcctcctccagaccCGGCTCTGCGGCCACTCCCTCCAAAACGGCTCCCCCCGCCCGCGCTCCCGTGTTCTCCAGTGCCTCCCTATCATGTGGACGCGGCCAGTCAGGTCACCTCAGACGCCCTTCACCCCAAACAGACTGTTTCACCCAACAAAGTCAACCGTTGAACCCAGATCCTCAGGCGTTAG TATTTGAACGCTACTACAGTTTGGGCTCTACGTCACACAGAGGCATGGATGATGACACCCTCTCGCTGGTTAAGAACATCGTCCCTCCACTGACGTCCAAAAAGCACAAGGGACAAGACGGACGCATCGGGATCATCGGAGGATGCCAAGA CTACACTGGAGCTCCATACTTTGCAGCAATCTCAGCACTAAAAGTG GGGGCCGACCTGTCTCATGTGTTCTGCACCAAAGATGCTGCAACTGTAATCAAATCATACAGCCCCGAGCTCATAGTTCATCCAGTTCT GGACAGTCCTAATGCAGTGGAAGAGATAGAAAAATGGCTCCCAAGACTACACGGCCTCGTGGTTGGACCAGGTCTCGGGAGAGAAGATTTGTTACTGAAAACAGCGAAG gaGGTGATAGAGAAGTCCAAAGCAAGAGATATCCCCATAGTTATTGATGCA gaTGGATTATGGCTAGTTACTCAGCAGCCTGCTGTCATTCAAGGGTACCAGAAGGGCATCCTCACACCCAACTTCATGGAGTTTACCCGGCTGTATGAGTCACTG CACCATGAGCCCATGGACAGCAGCGATCACCAACGCAACGTCATGCAGCTCAGTGTAGCCATGGGCAACCTCACTCTGGTGCTAAAAGGAGAACAGGATCTCATTACAGATGGCAGTAAGG tgatCTCATGCAGTGTTGAGGGCAGCGGGAGAAGATGTGGTGGACAGGGTGATCTTCTGTCTGGATCTTTGGGAGTTCTGGCACACTGGGCCCATGCTGCCTCTGCAGCTGGAACGTTAAGAAG TGTGAATCCCTCAATGGTTGCTGCGTTCGGGGCATGCTCTCTTACAAGACAGTGCAACAGTCAAGCGTTCCAGCGACATGGCCGGTCCACCACCACAACGGACATGATCCAGgagattgggacagccttcaagAAGCTTTTTGAAAGCTGA
- the rab20 gene encoding ras-related protein Rab-20, giving the protein MPEMSKMKKPDVKVVLLGDMNVGKTSLLHRYTERKFKDTISTVGGAFYLKQWGPYNISIWDTAGREQFHGLGSMYCRGAAAVILTYDVTNWQSLAELEERFLSLTDTANHDCIYAVVGNKADLTDPKAQLSRDSDVAPEDRTECEEDRTEPEVLSACPTPPASPASLSGVMLHKQVAPEDAAAFYGRILRYKGLDEKSSLPAEKMCFETSAKTGYNVDALFEALFDLVLPSILRKRNENQESPTVDLEECRGTSSKRSRTSCC; this is encoded by the exons ATGCCCGAGATGTCGAAGATGAAGAAGCCCGACGTGAAGGTGGTCCTGCTGGGAGACATGAACGTGGGGAAGACGTCGCTGCTCCACAGGTACACGGAGAGGAAGTTCAAAGACACCATCAGCACCGTCGGAGGGGCGTTTTACCTCAAACAGTGGGGACCTTACAACATCTCGATATGGGACACAGCTG gcCGTGAACAGTTCCACGGGCTGGGCTCCATGTACTGTCGGGGTGCAGCCGCGGTCATCCTCACATACGATGTCACCAACTGGCAGAGCCTGGCTGAGCTGGAGGAGCGCTTCCTGTCCCTGACTGATACTGCTAACCACGACTGCATTTACGCTGTCGTGGGCAACAAGGCCGATCTCACAGACCCTAAAGCCCAGCTGTCCCGAGACTCTGATGTGGCACCTGAAGACCGAACGGAGTGTGAGGAGGACAGGACTGAGCCAGAGGTGCTGTCTGCCTGCCCCACACCCCCAGCCTCCCCCGCGTCCCTCTCTGGGGTGATGCTGCACAAACAGGTTGCCCCCGAGGATGCAGCGGCCTTTTATGGGAGAATCTTGCGCTACAAGGGCCTGGATGAGAAGAGCAGCCTGCCCGCAGAGAAGATGTGCTTTGAGACGAGTGCCAAGACAGGCTACAACGTAGACGCGCTATTTGAGGCATTGTTTGACCTGGTGCTGCCTTCCATCCTGAGAAAGAGGAACGAGAACCAGGAGTCTCCTACGGTGGACCTGGAGGAGTGCAGGGGGACCAGCAGCAAGCGGAGCAGAACCTCCTGCTGCTAG